The DNA sequence taaacttataattaatttttaaataaaatttattacaattattattatattttagatgTATGTAGACTCGTAGAGAAGGTTCATATACCcagcaggaaaaaaaaaaaaaaacagggaAGGAAGACAGAGAAAAGAAATGCTGAAATggtacagagagagagagagaaaagctAAAAATGTCAAAGCAAGGGACTCGGTCCCACGGGTAAACAGTCAACATGGTTACCGGAGCGAGAGAGAGCAGATCTGAAACGGGATGTCTCGtgtcataaaaatatataatacgtGGGACCACCCATAGACTAGGCCACTGCCCCACCCGGTCTCCGGTCGCAAACGCCTTCCCCGGGCCGTCAAATTCGTTGACTTAGCCTTCTGCTCTCTCTTccttcctttatttttttatttcttttaaatttcattttctttctttttttctatttcCTCACGTGGAACGCGGCGCTCCCTTCGGGGCGGTGGATtcgtttctttctttttcctttttttctttatgCATTTGATTTATGAATGAGTCAAACTCTTTCTTGACGAATTTTAGACGAAACCCAAcccctttcttttcctttttatctACTTTGTCTCAACAATTCAAGTTGCGGTTCAACTCTTTACTATTCGCCCCGTACCCGGATCCATGttttaaatttactaaataaaaatagcaacatatgaaaaataaattatattttaatttttaacataattaataaattaatttttatatttctaaaattaaattcttaaatatttatatttagttcgtttaaaattatatttttttatttattatatattagtttaaaattaatggagagtcaaatttttaaaaatataattttatttctgatatatattttataaaaatttaagattttttaaagattattttatataatttaaaaataattaaaattataaatttttttctaaaagtttTGAGATTACTAAatactgaaaatattttaacaaatagaaaattgaaggataagtgtaaaaaattaattgaatgtgataatttaaataaaaaatagtggagttttaagtgtttttttgaataaaaaattaaaaaaaatatttaaattttaataaataagaaaaaatgataaaatcttaaattttttattttttaattttaaaagggagtaataaaaatatttacatatttttaaagataagaaatggataaaagaattaaagtttaaataaattaattatggagagatttaagtatttatttttaaaaatataaaattaaatatattaattataaaaattaaaaattaaagcataatatattattttaaaaaataatatagatatttttatattaaatgaattaattataaaaaaattaattttaaaaatatatgaattaatttattaattatattaaaatttgagaTTAAAATGTATGTTATCCTAAAAGGAAAGAAGTCATTGAGTGGTAAACGGGTGATCCATTTGAATTCGAGTTAACCCGTTACTTGTGTAGAGTAAGTGGGACCAAGTGCCAGCTGGAGAGCTGACGCACCGTCTGACGCAACACATGAAAGAAAATCCCAACAATTTCTCAGAGAAAAGATCCAAATCTAATTTCTGGTCTACGTCCAAGCCTTTTTATAGCCGACCCAGTTGCACCGGTTAAAGACTTCACAGACTTCCCACACATAAcaccatctctctctctctttctctctgctCTTTTGGTCTCtgttttctcttctcttcttgatTTATGGACAAAGGATGGGGTCTTGCCCTTGATTCTGATCCTCCGATTTCCTTATTTTCTAACCTCAGCAACAAGCCTTCTTCTGCTCCTGTACTCGATTCTTTATTCAAGATTAAGAGAAATCTTGACGTTGCTGATTCTGTTAAGATGTTCCCGTTCCCTGTCAATGTTTCCCGCCGGGATGATCAGGCTTCTTCGTCTTCCGCCGATGACAACCGTGTGGTTGTTGGTGAAGTCGACTTTTTTTCTGATAAACGAAACAGAGCTGTTggcgataataataataataatgataatgatGATTCTAAAGCCACACGTGTCACTGTCAAGAAGGAGAATTCTTACGGTGAAGCCGCTCCAAGGTCAAGCCTCGATGTAAATGTAAGAACAGTAATTCATCAATCATGGTTTTAATTTGTATCTTCAAGAAAATTCGAAtaattttgtttgttttttttttgaattctaAATATAGACTGGATTGCACCTTCTCACTGCCAACACTGGAAGTGATCAATCGACGGTGGATGATGGGGTATCGTCGGACGTCGTTGATGATAAGCGATCAAAAAGTGAGGTAAGAACTATATATACAGATAGAAACAACCCAGAAAATTATTATCACaatttttcctttcctttccttttaaattttgatttttatttgaagATTACCCATTTAAGGATTGATTCAACTTGTTTCAGCTTGCACAATTGCAAGTAGAGCTCCAGAGGATGAATGTCGAAAATCAAAGGTTGAGAGACATGCTTAGTCAAGTAACCAACAATTACAATGCATTACAGATGCATATTGTAGCTCTGATGCAACAAAGCCGTGGAACTGAAGCCAACCAAGAACATGAGGTTTGTAATTAATTAAGCATCTAGTCTCTTTGCTCGCTCATGATTTCTTCTCTAAGATAGCTAATATAATTCTCTTATTACGTTCAGGTTGTTCAAGGCAAGCCCGAGGAGAAGAAACAGGAGGTGGTGCCAAGGCAATTTTTGGATCTTGGACGTTCAGCTGAGGCCGATGAAATGTCTCATTCATCGTCTGATGAGAGGACCCGTTCAGCCACTCCTCAAACCAATATGGAAACAGCATCCGTGAAAAATAATGGGAACCAGGAGAATTCAAGTTTTAGAGATGGCAAAAGAGTTGGCAGAGAAGACAGCCCTGATTCTGAATCACAAGGATGGAATCCTAGCAAGGTTCAAAAATTGAATTCTCCTCCTAGTAAGGGTATTGATCAATCAACTGAGGCTACCATGAGAAAAGCTCGTGTCTCAGTCAGAGCCCGATCAGAAGCTCCCATGGTGTGTGTCATTAAATATTAGCCTACTTCTGTTTGAAATTTTGTTATATTACAGTCGATGGCTGATTCAATATTTGGGTTTTATTGATTTATCAGATCACCGATGGATGTCAATGGAGAAAATATGGACAGAAGATGGCCAAAGGAAACCCATGTCCTAGAGCCTACTATAGATGCACCATGGCAGTGGGTTGCCCAGTTCGCAAACAAGTTTGTATCTGTTTCAtacttgaatttttatttttattttattttttaaaataccttAAACTAATATGTGAGTTGTGGTAATGAATTACAGGTCCAACGTTGTGCGGACGACAAAACAATATTGATTACAACTTATGAAGGCAACCATAATCACCCTTTGCCTCCAGCTGCCATGGCAATGGCTTCCACAACAACAGCAGCTGCAAGTATGCTACTGTCAGGTTCAATGTCTAGTGCAGATGGGTTAATGAACCCAAATTTGCTAGCGAGAGCAATCCTTCCATGCTCATCAAGTATGGCAACGATTTCAGCTTCAGCTCCATTCCCAACTGTAACATTAGACCTCACCCATAACCCAAATACAACACAAGTACAAAGACCTCCCACTCATTTCCAAGTCCCTTTTCCAGGCCAACCCCAGAATTTTGCCCCCGCCACTGCTCCACAATTTCCACAGGTTTTTGGTCAAGCCCTTTATAACCAATCAAAATTCTCTGGCCTCCAATTGTCTCAAGAAACGGTGCCCTCGCAATTACCCCAACAATTGCACCCAGCACAGCAGCCCTCACTAGTTGACACAGTCAGTGCTGCGACGGCTGCCATCACTGCGGATCCTAACTTCACTGCAGCACTGGCGGCTGCAATCTCCTCTATTATCGGTggtgcaaacggcaacaacacCACCAGCACTAATGCCCACAACACAAGCAACAGAAACTAGAGGGGGGGTTCTCATTTttcatccttttttttttttactgtttCTCAGTGTCAGTTCTCTtagttcttttgttttttttgagTGTCCATAATTTTTCGTTCTTGTTGGGGGGAAGACTGAGGAGGGATTAATTTAGAAGACAAAATTACATTTCTTTGTTATTATTTCATTATGAATAACTCTGCTTCTTATTGTTTAGAGAATTAATACAGGAAAAGATAAGAACATTTACATTTTCAGTTGAACTTTTCTTCCTTCCCATTTGTCTGAATATGAATCCCGTAACTGCGAAGAAAGCAgaaaacaataaaagaaaaaaaaaagcaaagaaagaagaaaatacaAGGAAGATGATGATCTTAAAACAGTCAAGGAATACGGCTAACACTGTTTGACACGTAAAAAAGGTCATATTCATAGCCAAGGCAAACACAAAAACTCTGAATTCTTCTTCTTTGTACAAAAAAATGGagatgcaatgcatcatagctAAATAACAGAAACAGTAGTATTattattctctttttttaaaaaaaaaaaaattaagaaagagGATGGAATATGTAGAATTATTAGAAGTTTTGGTGAGAGAGAGATGTGCATGGGTGCGAAAATTGGAAGGTAGTTTCGTgggttttattaaaaaaattgaaaatttgaga is a window from the Manihot esculenta cultivar AM560-2 chromosome 16, M.esculenta_v8, whole genome shotgun sequence genome containing:
- the LOC110604092 gene encoding probable WRKY transcription factor 31, with translation MDKGWGLALDSDPPISLFSNLSNKPSSAPVLDSLFKIKRNLDVADSVKMFPFPVNVSRRDDQASSSSADDNRVVVGEVDFFSDKRNRAVGDNNNNNDNDDSKATRVTVKKENSYGEAAPRSSLDVNTGLHLLTANTGSDQSTVDDGVSSDVVDDKRSKSELAQLQVELQRMNVENQRLRDMLSQVTNNYNALQMHIVALMQQSRGTEANQEHEVVQGKPEEKKQEVVPRQFLDLGRSAEADEMSHSSSDERTRSATPQTNMETASVKNNGNQENSSFRDGKRVGREDSPDSESQGWNPSKVQKLNSPPSKGIDQSTEATMRKARVSVRARSEAPMITDGCQWRKYGQKMAKGNPCPRAYYRCTMAVGCPVRKQVQRCADDKTILITTYEGNHNHPLPPAAMAMASTTTAAASMLLSGSMSSADGLMNPNLLARAILPCSSSMATISASAPFPTVTLDLTHNPNTTQVQRPPTHFQVPFPGQPQNFAPATAPQFPQVFGQALYNQSKFSGLQLSQETVPSQLPQQLHPAQQPSLVDTVSAATAAITADPNFTAALAAAISSIIGGANGNNTTSTNAHNTSNRN